A region from the Leptospirillum ferriphilum ML-04 genome encodes:
- a CDS encoding precorrin-8X methylmutase encodes MTPSVLIISEKHHLHLEGVKVQLEKRGGFKNVAVFAFLEGREAFGRKLGSLLADSRHLAVVTFEENPAAILEQFDQWYREAILPEADIRPVFGLLETPSFIRALSTTVRQQFDPEQPPEEPPVPEPDKIEEESFRIIDEVLSGYGFEEEWHQVVRRAVHAAADFEVADRMDHHVGAIDTAIRAIHGGANIIVDVQMVESGISKPLTGKFKTGIRCFVGDEDVASRAKAEGVTRSTIAMRKAIPYLAGSIVVVGNAPTALFEVLRLIRKEGVRPALVVGVPVGFVGAAESKELLSRQTIVPWITTRGPKGGSTVAVAIMNALLRIADAQGKGGVG; translated from the coding sequence ATGACACCCAGTGTTCTGATCATTTCGGAAAAACATCATCTGCATCTTGAAGGAGTGAAGGTCCAGCTCGAAAAGCGGGGAGGGTTCAAAAATGTTGCGGTCTTTGCTTTTCTGGAAGGCCGGGAAGCCTTTGGGCGCAAGCTCGGGAGTCTTCTTGCCGACTCGCGTCATCTGGCCGTTGTGACATTTGAGGAAAATCCGGCTGCCATTCTGGAGCAGTTTGACCAATGGTATCGGGAAGCCATATTGCCGGAAGCGGACATCCGTCCTGTTTTCGGTCTTCTGGAGACACCTTCTTTTATCCGGGCCCTTTCGACGACGGTCCGTCAACAGTTTGACCCGGAACAACCACCGGAGGAGCCGCCTGTCCCGGAGCCGGACAAGATCGAGGAAGAAAGTTTTCGGATTATTGATGAAGTTCTTTCGGGGTACGGATTCGAGGAGGAATGGCATCAGGTTGTCCGGCGGGCGGTTCATGCCGCGGCGGATTTCGAGGTGGCCGACCGCATGGACCATCATGTCGGAGCCATTGACACAGCCATTCGTGCAATTCATGGTGGCGCGAATATCATCGTGGACGTGCAGATGGTCGAAAGCGGCATTTCCAAGCCTCTGACAGGAAAATTCAAAACGGGAATCCGCTGTTTTGTGGGGGATGAGGACGTGGCATCCCGGGCAAAAGCAGAGGGAGTCACCCGCTCGACGATCGCCATGCGCAAGGCGATTCCTTATCTCGCCGGCAGTATTGTCGTGGTCGGGAATGCGCCGACGGCTCTCTTTGAAGTGTTGCGCCTGATCCGGAAGGAAGGCGTCCGTCCGGCTCTTGTGGTCGGAGTGCCGGTGGGGTTTGTGGGGGCGGCCGAGTCGAAGGAACTCCTGTCGAGACAGACAATCGTTCCCTGGATTACGACGCGCGGTCCCAAAGGAGGGTCCACCGTGGCGGTCGCGATCATGAATGCCCTTTTGCGTATTGCCGATGCACAGGGGAAAGGGGGAGTCGGGTAG